A single genomic interval of Symphalangus syndactylus isolate Jambi chromosome 18, NHGRI_mSymSyn1-v2.1_pri, whole genome shotgun sequence harbors:
- the ATP5MGL gene encoding putative ATP synthase subunit g 2, mitochondrial: MAPFVRNLVEKTPALVNAAVTYSKPRLATFWDYTTVELVPPTPAEIPRAIQSLKKIVNSAQTGSFKQLTVKEALLNGLVATEASMWFYVERS; encoded by the coding sequence ATGGCTCCATTTGTCCGTAACCTTGTGGAGAAGACCCCAGCACTGGTGAATGCTGCTGTGACTTACTCGAAGCCTCGATTGGCCACATTTTGGGACTACACCACGGTTGAGCTGGTTCCTCCCACCCCTGCTGAGATCCCTAGAGCTATTCAGAGCCTGAAAAAAATAGTCAATAGTGCTCAGACTGGTAGCTTCAAACAGCTCACAGTTAAGGAAGCTTTGCTGAATGGTTTGGTGGCCACTGAGGCGTCGATGTGGTTTTATGTAGAGAGATCATAG